A window of Bradyrhizobium sp. AZCC 1610 contains these coding sequences:
- a CDS encoding DEAD/DEAH box helicase, with protein METTRFSPGDLIEARGREWVVLPSPAEGLLNIRPLSGSEADAQVIAPALERMPVRPARFETPKLDQLDTQDAARLLSDGLRLSLRRGAGPFRSAAHLGVEPRAYQLVPLMMGLKLTTVRLLIADDVGIGKTIEAGIIIREMLDRGIVDRFSVLCPPHLVDQWVTELAEKFDVEAVAVTSSKARSLERGLPAAQSLFEAYPYTVVSLDYIKADSRRAEFTRACPALVIVDEAHACVGGEKGKHQRYELLQRLAEDERRHLLLLTATPHSGDEAAFDRLLGLIHPDFAAGPTGADENSRTRYARRLAQHFVQRRRADITEGGWDERRTFPKHNVDDEGFTLVGDFLQFQEDVLDYCMAVTDRAGVDQRRRRLAFWGTLALMRCVGSSAAAAASALRNRLGGLAEEESIEPIVLDEDDGLLDEGDIEPATAIEDSEERAALDTLIKTAGKLDARRDEDPKIKALLKRLKPLLKDNVKPVIFCRFIATAEALGEVLKGAWPKHEIAVVTGRLTPEERRARVDATEPFDNRILVATDCLSEGINLQSLFDAVIHYDLSWNPTRHQQREGRVNRFGQQSDNVWSVTMFGENSAIDGAVLGVILRKAEAIRKATGVSVPMPEDSEGITAALMQAMLLRRGGSRAQRVFDFGGAPERLEAKWRDAEENAKASRARYAQGAMRPEEVLPEWRAMRALNGGPSEVGRFTDRALKRIGTGLETKGSLLLAHLDHLPEPMKDRLEARGLHGTRRIAFEDNPLPGVMHVGRVHPLVATLAETLTEGALDPQGSAIANPLGRAGVWRTRSVSQMSTLLLLRLRFKLVTSGRSASLMLAEEATGLAFGGTKTEAIREGLDALTLLETEAAGNIVERVRQTRLEQAIARLPGYENAIRTFAEARGQALSTDHLRLTDAARGGATVVVTPVLPADVIGLYVLLPEDE; from the coding sequence ATGGAAACGACTCGTTTTTCTCCTGGCGATCTTATCGAAGCACGGGGTCGAGAGTGGGTCGTACTGCCGTCACCCGCCGAGGGACTCCTGAACATTCGTCCGCTCTCAGGTTCCGAGGCGGATGCACAAGTGATTGCACCGGCGCTTGAGCGCATGCCCGTCCGCCCGGCGCGATTTGAAACACCGAAATTGGACCAGCTAGACACCCAGGACGCTGCGCGCCTTCTCTCGGACGGATTGCGCCTTTCGCTCCGACGAGGAGCTGGACCGTTCCGCAGCGCCGCACATCTGGGCGTGGAGCCGAGGGCGTATCAACTCGTGCCGCTTATGATGGGGCTGAAGCTGACGACGGTGCGGTTACTGATTGCCGACGACGTCGGCATCGGAAAGACGATCGAAGCCGGTATTATCATCAGGGAGATGCTCGATCGCGGAATTGTCGATCGCTTTTCGGTACTCTGTCCGCCTCATCTTGTTGATCAGTGGGTCACGGAACTCGCAGAAAAGTTCGACGTCGAAGCTGTTGCCGTCACGTCTTCCAAAGCACGTAGTCTCGAACGAGGACTACCTGCCGCGCAAAGCCTGTTCGAAGCATATCCTTACACTGTCGTCAGCCTCGACTACATTAAGGCCGACAGCCGCCGTGCCGAGTTCACGCGCGCCTGTCCAGCCTTGGTTATCGTCGACGAAGCGCATGCTTGCGTCGGTGGGGAGAAGGGCAAGCACCAAAGGTATGAACTACTTCAGAGATTGGCCGAGGATGAACGGCGCCACTTGCTTTTGCTCACGGCCACACCGCACAGCGGGGACGAAGCAGCTTTCGACCGGCTGCTCGGGCTGATCCATCCTGACTTTGCCGCAGGCCCCACTGGGGCGGATGAGAACAGTCGTACCCGGTACGCGCGGCGTTTGGCGCAGCATTTCGTGCAGCGACGGCGCGCTGACATCACCGAGGGCGGATGGGACGAGCGGCGCACCTTTCCGAAGCACAACGTGGACGACGAAGGCTTTACTTTGGTGGGGGATTTCCTCCAGTTCCAAGAGGACGTCCTGGACTACTGTATGGCCGTTACCGATCGCGCGGGGGTCGACCAACGTCGTCGTCGGCTTGCGTTCTGGGGCACTCTGGCACTCATGCGCTGTGTCGGTTCCTCCGCGGCGGCAGCGGCGAGTGCTTTGCGCAATCGTCTCGGCGGCTTGGCCGAGGAAGAGTCAATTGAGCCCATCGTATTGGACGAGGACGACGGTCTACTCGATGAAGGGGATATCGAGCCTGCGACGGCGATCGAAGACAGCGAAGAGCGCGCCGCGCTTGATACGTTAATCAAAACGGCCGGCAAGCTTGATGCTCGAAGAGATGAGGATCCAAAGATCAAAGCGTTGCTCAAGCGCTTGAAGCCGCTCCTGAAAGACAATGTCAAACCTGTAATTTTTTGCCGGTTCATTGCGACGGCTGAGGCGTTGGGCGAAGTCCTGAAGGGAGCCTGGCCGAAGCATGAGATTGCCGTCGTGACCGGCCGGCTCACTCCTGAGGAGCGACGCGCTCGGGTCGATGCGACTGAACCTTTTGACAATCGTATTCTGGTCGCGACCGACTGCCTTTCGGAAGGTATCAATCTTCAATCACTCTTTGATGCCGTGATTCATTACGATTTGAGTTGGAATCCGACGCGACATCAACAGCGAGAAGGCCGCGTCAATCGGTTTGGTCAGCAATCGGACAACGTTTGGTCCGTCACCATGTTCGGGGAAAACAGCGCAATTGACGGTGCGGTGCTTGGCGTGATCTTGCGAAAGGCTGAAGCTATACGAAAGGCAACCGGCGTTTCCGTCCCCATGCCCGAGGATAGCGAAGGCATCACGGCGGCTCTGATGCAAGCGATGCTCCTGCGGCGCGGCGGCTCGCGCGCACAGCGTGTGTTTGATTTCGGCGGAGCGCCCGAACGGCTGGAAGCCAAGTGGCGGGATGCGGAAGAAAATGCCAAAGCGAGCCGGGCCCGCTATGCGCAGGGCGCAATGCGCCCGGAAGAAGTGTTGCCGGAATGGCGGGCTATGAGAGCGCTCAACGGTGGGCCAAGTGAGGTGGGCCGGTTCACCGACCGAGCGTTGAAGCGCATCGGGACCGGGCTAGAGACCAAAGGTAGCTTGCTCCTAGCCCATCTCGACCATTTGCCCGAACCGATGAAGGATCGATTGGAAGCGCGCGGCTTGCACGGTACACGCCGCATCGCCTTTGAAGACAATCCCTTGCCCGGCGTGATGCACGTTGGCCGCGTGCACCCCCTCGTGGCCACTCTTGCCGAGACCCTGACCGAGGGTGCATTGGATCCGCAAGGCTCCGCGATTGCAAATCCGCTTGGACGGGCCGGTGTCTGGCGGACGCGATCGGTATCGCAGATGTCGACGCTGCTCTTGCTTCGCCTTCGTTTCAAGCTCGTGACCAGTGGACGGTCAGCAAGTCTTATGTTGGCGGAAGAAGCGACGGGGCTGGCCTTTGGCGGCACGAAAACTGAAGCAATCCGCGAAGGTCTTGACGCGCTGACGCTGCTCGAAACCGAGGCGGCGGGTAATATCGTCGAGCGCGTACGCCAAACCCGGCTTGAACAGGCGATCGCGCGCCTACCGGGTTATGAGAACGCCATTCGAACATTCGCTGAGGCGCGCGGACAGGCGTTGTCAACCGATCATCTTCGGTTGACCGATGCGGCGCGCGGGGGAGCGACCGTTGTAGTGACGCCGGTCCTGCCGGCGGATGTTATAGGCCTTTATGTTTTGCTTCCGGAGGACGAATAG
- a CDS encoding DEAD/DEAH box helicase → MDIFELDRSLIDRYAKFARSFSIIQAPEIRKQIDWAYDQHRFWPPPLITINPRYEEGASIDRLVSDQILDSELRRIFAMGEHREPIRLHRHQERAIAKAQRGESFIVTTGTGSGKSLCFFIPIIDAVVKARRAGEGKKTRAIVIYPMNALANSQLEELEKFIGSSGVDEKLRPTFARYTGQESDSRRQEIANLKPDILLTNFMMLELLLTRQDKLDQSVIENAHGLEFLVLDELHTYRGRQGADVAMLVRRVKERLAGKRKLLCIGTSATMSNAENDEARNTAVAEVGSKLFGEPMGPNSIIDEHLARVTDPTAHGSSLGQSLRDAVTEQISANISNKALFSHPLACWIETEVGLIEGEKLRRRPPMTLGEAADKLALSTGLSAEKCAEALARILSVMGRREDLRGGTSDRAFLAFKLHRFISGAGQVYSTLEPAASRRIVLEGQVFHPDDETARLYPTFFCRECGQEHHSVSIVGGKVIARPIDEPPSDEVDPDGTEGGFLVPTVNEDFAFSGHISDYPDDWQETTPAGTERLKQSHRGKHEGLLLTLAKDGSSDPQGVPAWFFRGAYRFCPQCRHQPPSQARDINKLASLSAEGRSSATTLIVSTILSWMTEDGTLDAHTQKILGFTDNRQDAALQAGHFNDFIFVTLLRGAVVRAVRDAGNKGLADTRFGEAVRVALGFDLERQNRLAEWMQDPATKGYQNRQDTQEVLTSVLAHRLWSDLRKGWRFTNPNLEEVGLIRVGFPGLDELVSDQEEFAGNNRLAGASQDVRRDLFTILFDHMRRGLAIATEALDRGKVLQISEGSRQRLRDPWAIDQNEEDELREAGFLMVDPPRNTEIAAKDAVLIVRAGWRTNLGKALRSKKIWGEALPAAEYEEVVRQLLRAAEAHQIVRRISVGGDKPAWRLAPSALRIFPAEERADGRRQNPFFRELYERVAEMLGDEGAMPFAFEAREHTAQVDHQVRGWREDRFRFEKKDKERIAANKEEMQREGEPTSFLPALFCSPTMELGVDISALNTVYLRNVPPTPANYTQRAGRSGRSGQAALVVTYCASQSPHDQYYFSNRAALVAGVVRPPALDLANRDLLRSHLHAEWLSEARVPLAASIPENLDMNKAEMPVASNIETELTDLKNSQKARPIMRRLLESTLPAIDLKDAPWLDDLDAFVADVDMNASANFSKTFERWRELYRGAKREQEEANIIQQKTTFRPGERKEAATRYYRATQELDMLERGQATNGSDFYAYRYLATEGFLPGYNFPRLPLYAFIPATRRAAVLQRPRFLAISEFGPNSLIYHEGRVFRVVRAKLPSHGRIEGGLLGTTTLVLCSVCGAAHDDKVAERCHACGSSLDGDRFDDIYRIDNVETAPSTRITANDEDRQRRGFEIQTVFQWPMDQGRPDIRALTLRSNESPLLHLDYGAVTKLSRINKGLRRRKSKTTFGFCIDPSSGRWVKDSANGGDDDGDVTIPRPQRIVPIVQDYKNALLLRPVASFDEAQMATLQHALIRGIEIVAELEEGELLGEPMPKRDTRNAILLYEATEGGAGVLNRLVSDPKRMAEVAREALRLMHYEEPFNSTPLKESADACVAGCYRCLLSYFNQTDHESIDRRDPEVVEFLRSLISANLTQTEANRPSDLWTTAIERWKLPMPGGRQIDDTLYPLYWEMHRLLAVPGAEIDTLRQRCDDLGIDLISLPAEPGEFPPDALLAALGSP, encoded by the coding sequence TTGGATATCTTCGAACTCGACCGATCGCTAATTGACCGATATGCCAAATTCGCCCGGTCCTTCTCCATTATTCAGGCACCCGAGATCCGGAAACAGATCGATTGGGCGTACGATCAGCACCGTTTCTGGCCACCCCCTTTAATCACAATCAACCCTCGCTATGAAGAGGGTGCCAGCATCGATCGATTGGTTTCGGATCAGATTCTGGATTCCGAGCTTCGCCGCATATTTGCGATGGGTGAGCATCGCGAGCCCATCCGCCTCCATCGGCATCAGGAGCGGGCCATCGCAAAGGCGCAGCGTGGCGAGAGCTTTATCGTCACAACAGGAACCGGCTCCGGCAAGTCGCTTTGTTTCTTCATTCCGATCATCGACGCAGTCGTTAAAGCGCGTCGCGCCGGCGAAGGCAAAAAGACTAGAGCGATCGTAATCTACCCTATGAACGCACTAGCTAATAGTCAGCTTGAAGAGTTGGAGAAATTCATTGGGTCCTCCGGCGTCGACGAAAAGCTGCGTCCAACATTTGCGCGTTACACAGGCCAAGAATCGGATTCGAGACGGCAAGAGATTGCAAATCTCAAGCCGGATATTCTGCTCACGAACTTTATGATGCTTGAACTCTTGTTGACGCGTCAGGACAAGCTGGATCAATCGGTAATCGAAAACGCGCATGGTTTGGAGTTCCTGGTTCTCGATGAACTCCACACATATCGTGGCCGTCAAGGTGCCGATGTGGCCATGCTGGTTCGTCGCGTCAAAGAACGGCTTGCGGGGAAGAGAAAGCTGCTATGCATCGGCACGTCGGCAACGATGTCGAATGCCGAGAATGATGAAGCGCGGAACACAGCCGTGGCGGAGGTCGGTTCCAAGCTCTTCGGCGAACCGATGGGTCCTAACTCCATCATCGACGAGCACCTAGCGCGAGTTACCGATCCAACCGCTCACGGCTCGTCGCTCGGCCAATCCCTCCGGGATGCGGTTACTGAACAGATATCCGCGAATATTAGCAACAAAGCTCTCTTTTCTCACCCTCTGGCCTGTTGGATTGAAACGGAAGTTGGTCTCATTGAAGGCGAAAAGCTGCGGCGCCGGCCACCAATGACACTAGGCGAGGCGGCCGACAAACTCGCACTCTCTACGGGCTTGAGCGCGGAGAAGTGTGCAGAAGCCTTGGCTCGCATACTATCTGTGATGGGACGTCGCGAAGATTTAAGGGGCGGTACCAGCGATCGCGCATTTCTGGCGTTTAAATTGCACCGATTTATCTCCGGGGCGGGACAAGTTTATTCCACACTTGAACCAGCAGCGTCCCGCCGCATAGTTCTTGAGGGGCAGGTGTTTCATCCAGACGATGAAACAGCACGCCTTTACCCGACATTCTTTTGCCGGGAATGCGGGCAGGAACACCACAGCGTCAGCATTGTCGGTGGGAAGGTGATTGCGCGGCCCATTGACGAACCGCCTTCGGACGAGGTCGACCCCGACGGTACAGAAGGTGGCTTTCTCGTTCCGACGGTCAATGAAGATTTTGCCTTCTCCGGCCACATATCGGACTATCCCGATGATTGGCAGGAAACTACGCCCGCTGGCACGGAAAGGTTGAAGCAATCGCACCGTGGAAAGCACGAAGGCTTGTTGCTGACCCTCGCTAAGGACGGCTCGTCAGATCCTCAAGGTGTTCCAGCGTGGTTTTTTCGCGGAGCTTACCGATTTTGTCCTCAGTGTCGTCATCAACCGCCATCTCAAGCCCGCGACATAAATAAGCTGGCCAGCCTGTCGGCAGAGGGTCGCAGCTCCGCGACAACGTTAATCGTTTCCACGATCCTGAGTTGGATGACGGAGGACGGAACGCTGGATGCCCATACGCAAAAGATCCTTGGCTTCACGGACAACAGGCAGGACGCGGCTCTTCAAGCAGGCCACTTCAACGATTTTATTTTTGTGACCCTGCTTCGCGGGGCCGTCGTGCGCGCCGTTCGCGACGCCGGCAACAAGGGATTAGCCGACACCCGTTTCGGCGAGGCCGTTCGTGTCGCCCTGGGGTTTGATCTCGAACGGCAGAATCGGCTCGCTGAGTGGATGCAAGACCCCGCAACGAAAGGATATCAGAATCGTCAAGACACCCAGGAGGTCTTAACCTCGGTGCTTGCCCATCGTCTGTGGTCCGATCTCCGAAAGGGCTGGCGTTTTACGAATCCGAACCTGGAAGAAGTCGGCCTTATTCGCGTTGGCTTTCCCGGCCTCGATGAATTGGTTTCTGACCAGGAAGAGTTCGCAGGCAATAATCGCCTTGCAGGAGCGAGCCAAGATGTTCGTCGCGACCTGTTCACCATTCTATTTGACCATATGCGGAGAGGATTGGCGATTGCGACCGAAGCGCTCGATCGCGGAAAAGTTCTGCAAATCTCCGAGGGTTCGCGTCAGCGACTTCGCGACCCTTGGGCAATCGATCAGAACGAAGAAGACGAACTTCGCGAAGCTGGCTTTCTCATGGTCGATCCGCCCCGAAACACCGAAATCGCGGCCAAAGACGCAGTTTTAATTGTCCGAGCTGGCTGGCGAACAAATCTTGGCAAGGCCCTACGCAGCAAGAAGATTTGGGGCGAAGCTCTTCCTGCTGCGGAATACGAAGAAGTTGTCCGCCAGTTGCTGAGGGCTGCTGAAGCCCACCAGATCGTCAGGCGGATCAGCGTCGGAGGTGACAAGCCGGCGTGGAGGCTTGCACCCAGCGCGCTGCGAATATTCCCAGCCGAAGAGAGAGCTGACGGACGGCGCCAGAATCCTTTTTTCCGCGAGCTCTATGAACGAGTTGCTGAAATGCTTGGTGACGAGGGAGCGATGCCGTTCGCCTTCGAGGCGAGGGAACATACCGCACAGGTCGATCACCAGGTTCGCGGCTGGCGCGAAGATCGTTTTCGATTTGAGAAGAAGGACAAAGAACGTATCGCCGCCAACAAGGAAGAGATGCAGCGAGAGGGCGAACCGACGAGCTTCCTGCCGGCTCTCTTTTGCTCACCGACGATGGAACTTGGTGTCGACATCAGCGCGCTGAATACTGTGTATTTGCGGAACGTTCCGCCTACACCGGCTAACTATACCCAGCGCGCGGGCCGTTCAGGGCGGAGCGGCCAGGCGGCCCTCGTCGTTACCTATTGCGCTTCCCAATCGCCCCACGACCAATACTATTTTTCAAATCGCGCGGCCCTCGTGGCGGGCGTCGTAAGGCCGCCTGCTCTTGATCTTGCCAATCGCGATCTTCTCCGCAGCCATCTTCATGCTGAATGGCTGTCGGAAGCCCGCGTACCACTTGCCGCATCGATCCCAGAGAATCTGGATATGAACAAGGCGGAGATGCCGGTCGCGTCGAACATCGAAACGGAGCTTACAGACCTTAAAAATAGTCAAAAGGCTCGGCCGATTATGCGCCGACTGCTGGAATCAACATTGCCGGCAATCGATCTCAAGGATGCGCCCTGGTTAGATGACCTTGATGCATTTGTCGCTGACGTCGACATGAATGCTTCTGCAAACTTTTCAAAGACCTTTGAACGCTGGCGCGAGCTTTATCGCGGGGCAAAACGCGAGCAGGAAGAAGCAAACATCATCCAGCAAAAGACTACTTTTCGACCGGGTGAACGCAAAGAAGCAGCAACCCGATATTACCGTGCGACGCAGGAGCTAGATATGCTTGAGCGCGGTCAAGCAACGAATGGCTCGGATTTCTACGCCTATCGATATCTCGCAACCGAAGGGTTTCTTCCGGGTTACAACTTCCCGCGCTTGCCACTCTACGCGTTCATTCCGGCCACAAGGCGTGCCGCAGTTCTTCAGCGACCACGATTTCTAGCTATTTCGGAGTTCGGTCCCAACAGCTTGATCTATCACGAGGGTCGAGTATTTCGGGTGGTCAGGGCGAAGTTGCCTTCTCACGGTCGGATCGAGGGTGGTCTACTCGGAACAACCACACTGGTCCTTTGCAGCGTTTGTGGCGCTGCGCATGACGATAAGGTTGCTGAACGCTGCCACGCTTGCGGATCCTCGCTAGACGGTGATCGGTTCGACGACATATATCGGATCGATAATGTGGAGACGGCGCCCTCAACCCGGATCACCGCCAATGACGAAGATCGTCAACGTCGAGGCTTCGAAATTCAGACCGTCTTTCAATGGCCGATGGATCAAGGGCGCCCAGACATTCGAGCGCTTACATTGAGGTCCAATGAAAGTCCTCTGCTCCATCTCGACTATGGGGCAGTCACCAAGCTTTCCCGGATCAATAAGGGCCTACGCCGTCGCAAATCAAAAACCACCTTTGGATTCTGTATCGATCCATCGTCAGGTCGTTGGGTAAAGGATTCTGCCAATGGAGGCGACGACGATGGTGACGTCACAATTCCGCGTCCGCAGAGAATCGTGCCGATTGTTCAAGACTATAAAAATGCCTTGTTACTCCGGCCGGTGGCGTCGTTCGATGAAGCCCAGATGGCAACGCTCCAGCATGCGCTGATTCGTGGAATTGAGATCGTTGCGGAGCTAGAAGAAGGCGAACTGCTTGGCGAGCCGATGCCCAAGCGCGATACGCGAAATGCGATTCTGCTCTACGAGGCGACGGAGGGCGGCGCCGGCGTACTCAATCGTCTAGTTTCAGATCCCAAACGGATGGCTGAGGTTGCGCGCGAAGCGCTACGGCTCATGCACTACGAGGAGCCGTTCAACAGTACTCCGTTGAAGGAATCGGCCGATGCCTGTGTCGCAGGCTGCTATCGTTGCCTTCTGTCTTATTTCAATCAAACCGACCACGAATCAATCGACCGGCGAGACCCGGAGGTGGTCGAATTCCTGAGGTCACTTATCAGCGCCAATTTGACGCAAACCGAGGCCAACAGGCCATCCGACCTTTGGACAACGGCAATCGAACGTTGGAAACTTCCCATGCCTGGCGGAAGGCAAATCGACGACACGTTGTATCCATTGTACTGGGAAATGCACCGACTGCTTGCGGTGCCGGGCGCTGAAATCGACACGCTGCGGCAGCGGTGTGACGATCTCGGCATCGACCTTATTTCGCTGCCCGCGGAACCGGGTGAGTTTCCACCCGATGCTTTACTCGCCGCGCTGGGATCTCCCTGA